The sequence GCCTGGAAAAATTCACAGGGTCTTATTTTCAGCTCGTTCTGCAGAGATTCACCGCAACCACCGCGAGAGGATTCATCAGCGGCATTCTGGCGACAAGTATCTTGCAATCGAGCACAGCGCTGACCGTAATGGCAATTTCCTTTGTTGATGCCGGTTTGTTAAGCTTCCAAAATACGCTCGGACTAATCCTCGGAAGCAATATTGGCAGTACGGTAACGCCCCAGCTTTTGTCTTTGCCGCTCAAGGATTTTGCCATATGGCTGATTCCGCCTGGATTTTTAGGGTTCTGGCTGCTGAAAGGCAAAGTAAAATTCTTTTGCTATGCGTTGGCCGGCTTAGGCCTGATGTTTTTCTCCCTTTCCGTTTTGGAATCCGCGATGATCCCGCTTGCCTCGACCTCATATTTTCAAGAACGTCTGCTCCATCTGAACAGCAGCTATCTTGAAAGCATTGTGGCAGGTACCGTTCTCTCGGCAGCCCTGCATTCTTCAAGTGCAACGGCAGGCCTTGTGATGGTTTTAACAGAAAGAGGTTGGCTTGATCTGCCAACCTCCCTTGCTTTTATTTTTGGAGCCAATATCGGGACCTGCTTCACCGCTTTGATTGTCTCAGCTTTTACCTCTAGATCCGCTCAATGGGTTGCGTTATTTCATGTATTCGTTAACGTTTTTGGCGTTTTGATGTTTTACCCGCTTCTGGATCCGCTGACCGAGGTGATCAGGTTTCTCGGGGGAAGCCTAAGCCGCCAGATCGCCAACGGACATACAATTTTTAACATCCTGTCTTCGCTTATGGTTCTTCCTCTGCTGCCCTATATCAGCCGATCACTGGCCAGATCCCGTTAGCGCGTACTGCCGTCCCATCTTAGCTTTCCAACCTGAAGGTTCCCTT comes from Dehalobacter sp. and encodes:
- a CDS encoding Na/Pi symporter, which codes for MLVPVCFTFLGLMLLLTGIKILRDGLEKFTGSYFQLVLQRFTATTARGFISGILATSILQSSTALTVMAISFVDAGLLSFQNTLGLILGSNIGSTVTPQLLSLPLKDFAIWLIPPGFLGFWLLKGKVKFFCYALAGLGLMFFSLSVLESAMIPLASTSYFQERLLHLNSSYLESIVAGTVLSAALHSSSATAGLVMVLTERGWLDLPTSLAFIFGANIGTCFTALIVSAFTSRSAQWVALFHVFVNVFGVLMFYPLLDPLTEVIRFLGGSLSRQIANGHTIFNILSSLMVLPLLPYISRSLARSR